One stretch of Scatophagus argus isolate fScaArg1 chromosome 18, fScaArg1.pri, whole genome shotgun sequence DNA includes these proteins:
- the LOC124049847 gene encoding uncharacterized protein LOC124049847, with protein sequence MISESSYRGEEVSRREVGCQWESPVEEQKEVSYQKGSAERRDAAVQVDLVTQQLSWRHCTGGPGGGALLQHCSTNRTRTLDTGEHMHHLPPLTQTQLPTIPLFGPPAPPALQQPGTSETQHTISMPSMPLCDPPLPPAGVSAPLPPPGLVAPLGPGLAEGDGLRSVKKKEAEQAVRPRRKMVGPPVRYLLESEEGSHGLSVGNPSKVRGAKVKMKLGWLRKEHRVEEEEQSESWPDKMTNHITGRVNFSVRRPDGAVRLKRKMDEKSRHRSHQDGVQSEDRSSVQKVRSQRQRGETDSKTGQAAAQIQHTQAEGGGNKMREAMVKKMLGEEERQKRRRTEGGRMGNEEAKEGGVKPVETEETGQVGRLRRKMVGPPIRYLVESEERSHGLSAAHHSTVRRAKVKSKLEKTRWEHQVEGERRGGVEPTEKTDNNRVKSTGDGGVGKGWQLCQVCGLTFTGQWSLQLHLSVHGAGRGLSCRLCNAKFSCVYTLRLHHRCHHGDADNKQDEDFDAHIRGQRERRGWRSKEGEEKTLVQTVPKAPDWAGCPRRVRRNPWWWFDYRITMRRRQDTERWRRRWGRDGGKREERKTSREEEEGVERIFEKEEERRAAEQPQRPRRKMVGPPIRYLLESEEPSHSLIRANQNRLRGCIRGRKPQKSEAGGGASDDAAMTDSPGDTEQTDRQKGQTVTERQIGKTNWDRANGPKRGGGSPSKVVTDTEAGGGASEMTDRSDAAETQTGLYRQMHLVHIDLQSSQVSVILPCCVRLQRLPLIG encoded by the exons ATGATCTCGGAGAGCAGTTACAGGGGGGAGGAGGTgagcaggagggaggtgggCTGCCAGTGGGAGAGTCCggtggaggagcagaaggaggtgaGCTATCAGAAGGGCTCGGCAGAAAGGAGAGACGCTGCTGTCCAGGTGGACCTGGTGACTCAGCAGCTCAGCTGGAGACACTGTACAG GTGGCCCAGGAGGGGGCGCTCTGCTGcaacactgcagcacaaacaggaCACGCACACTGGACACGGGAGAGCACATGCACCACCTCCCCCCCCTCACACAGACTCAGCTACCCACAATTCCTCTTTTCGGACCACCTGCACCTCCAGCTCTTCAGCAGCCCGGGACCAGTGAGACCCAACACACAATCTCAATGCCCAGCATGCCTCTGTGTGATCCCCCGCTGCCTCCTGCAGGTGtctcagctcctcttcctcctcctggaCTCGTCGCCCCTCTAGGCCCCGGCCTGGCTGAGGGGGACGGATTAAGATCTGTGAAAAAGAAGGAGGCGGAGCAGGCAGTGAGGCCAAGGAGGAAGATGGTCGGTCCACCAGTCAGATACCTGCTCGAGTCTGAGGAGGGTTCACATGGCCTGTCAGTGGGCAATCCTAGCAAAGTGAGAGGAGCAAAGGTGAAGATGAAGCTGGGTTGGCTGAGGAAGGAGCAccgggtggaggaggaggagcagagcgAGTCCTGGCCAGACAAAATGACCAACCACATCACAGGAAGAGTTAACTTCAGTGTGAGGAGACCTGATGGCGCCGTCCGCCTCAAGAGGAAAATGGATGAGAAGTCTCGACACAGAAGCCACCAGGACGGCGTCCAGTCAGAAGACAGGAGCTCTGTCCAAAAAGTCAGAAGCCAAAGACAACGAGGAGAAACGGACAGCAAAACAGGACAAGCTGCAGCACAAATCCAACACACCcaagctgaaggaggaggaaacaaaatgaggGAGGCGAtggtaaaaaaaatgttgggggaggaagaaagacagaagaggaggcgTACTGAAGGGGGGAGGATGGGAAATGAGGAGGCAAAGGAGGGTGGAGTCAAACCTGTGGAAACAGAGGAGACCGGACAGgtggggaggctgaggaggaagatggtTGGTCCACCAATTAGATACTTGGTTGAGTCAGAGGAACGGTCACATGGCCTGTCAGCAGCCCATCATAGCACAGTGAGAAGAGCGAAGGTGAAATCAAAGCTGGAGAAAACAAGATGGGAGCACCAggtggagggggagaggagagggggggtgGAGCCAACAGAGAAGACAGATAACAACAGGGTGAAGTCCACGGGTGATGGAGGAGTTGGCAAAGGATGGCAGCTCTGCCAG GTGTGTGGTCTGACCTTCACCGGTCAGTGgtctctgcagctccacctgTCCGTCCACGGGGCAGGACGCGGCCTCAGCTGCCGCCTCTGCAACGCCAAGTTTAGCTGTGTCTACACTCTGCGTCTGCACCATCGCTGCCATCACGGAGATGCTGACAACAAACAGGACGAAGATTTCGACGCCCAcatcagaggacagagggagaggagaggatggaggagtaaagagggggaggagaagacCCTTGTCCAAACTGTCCCCAAGGCTCCTGATTGGGCGGGATGCCCAAGACGTGTGCGTAGAAATCCCTGGTGGTGGTTTGACTACCGAATCACAATGAGGAGGAGGCAGGacacagagaggtggaggagacgatgggggagggatggaggaaaacgggaggagagaaagacttctagagaggaggaggagggggtggaacGAATCtttgagaaggaggaggaaagacgGGCAGCGGAGCAGCCTCAGAGGCCAAGGAGGAAGATGGTCGGCCCACCAATCAGATACCTCCTGGAGTCCGAGGAGCCGTCACACAGTCTGATAAGAGCCAATCAGAACAGACTGAGAGGATGTATACGGggcagaaaaccacagaagagTGAAGCTGGGGGCGGGGCTTCAGATGATGCAGCAATGACTGACAGCCCTGGggacacagagcagacagacaggcagaagggtcagacagtcacagagagacagataggaAAGACCAACTGGGACAGAGCGAACGGACccaaaagaggaggaggaagtccAAGCAAGGTTGTGACTGACACTGAGGCTGGGGGCGGGGCTTCGGAGATGACAGACAGGTCTGacgctgcagagacacagacaggtttGTACAGGCAGATGCACCTGGTGCACATTGACCTTCAAAGCAGTCAGGTGAGCGTCATCTTGCCCTGCTGTGTCAGACTGCAGCGTcttcctctgattggctga
- the xrcc2 gene encoding DNA repair protein XRCC2 isoform X3, whose protein sequence is MTESGAQLFARLEARRCLRDIEPRLFPEDGGPDHGEVVELYGTEGTVHSISSPLVGSSEAALRSCLARLLVVHCSSSSQLLLTLHFLETTLSSRPSLALLLIDSISAFYWLDRSEGGSSISKQEEKLTKCAELLGRLLRDYRITVFATCHAIRRSYNGPSSSESDRSHLCRSWQRLVNHRLLFSRQEAADNMSATAECSKEQRRQQVFTVHCSSSSSSCRTKAYRSSSFCVMDGGVEFI, encoded by the exons ATGACCGAAAGCGGCGCCCAG ctgttcGCTCGTCTGGAGGCTCGTCGCTGTCTGAGGGACATTGAACCTCGTCTGTTTCCCGAAGACGGAGGACCTGACCACG GTGAGGTGGTGGAGCTGTATGGAACAGAGGGAACAG ttcATTCCATCAGCTCCCCTTTGGTCGGTTCAAGTGAGGCTGCGTTGCGATCGTGTCTGGCTCGCCTCCTGGTGGtccactgctcctcctcctctcagctcctcctTACCCTCCACTTCCTAGAGACCACGCTGTCATCACGGCCGAGCCTGGCGCTCCTCCTGATTGACAGCATCTCTGCTTTCTATTGGCTGGACCGCAGTGAGGGCGGGTCCAGCATCTCCAAGCAAGAAGAGAAGCTCACCAAATGTGCAGAGCTGCTGGGCCGACTGCTCAG GGACTACAGGATCACAGTCTTCGCCACCTGCCACGCCATCAGGAGGAGTTACAATGGACCGTCCTCCTCCGAGTCTGACCGGTCACACCTCTGTCGCTCCTGGCAGCGGCTGGTGAACCACCGGCTGCTGTTCTCgaggcaggaggctgcagacAACATGTCCGCCACAGCAGAGTGCAGCaaggagcagaggagacagcaggTCTTCACCGtccactgctcctcctcctcctcctcctgcaggacgAAGGCTTACAGGAGCAGCTCCTTCTGCGTGATGGATGGAGGAGTGGAGTTTATCTGA
- the actr3b gene encoding actin-related protein 3B: protein MSLLQLPPCVIDCGTGYTKIGYAGNTEPQFIMPSCIAIRESASVGEQAQRRLARGVDDLDFYIGDEAIDKPNYATKWPIRHGMVEDWDLMEKFMEQIIFKYLRAEPEDHSFLMTEPPLNTPENREYLAEIMFETFNIPGLYIAVQAVLALAASWTSRQVGQRTLTGIVIDSGDGVTHAIPVAEGYVIGSCIKHIPIAGRDITFFIQQLLRDREVGIPPEQSLETAKAVKERYCYICPDIVKEFTKYDSDPGKWIKQYRGVNAISKTAFHIDVGYERFLGPEIFFHPEFANPDFMQPISDVVDEVIQSCPIDVRRPLYKNIVLSGGSTMFRDFGRRLQRDLKRVVDARLKLSEELSGGRIKPKPMEVQVVTHHMQRYAVWFGGSMLASTPEFLQVCHSKKDYDEIGPSICRHNPVFGIMS, encoded by the exons ATGTCCCTGCTACAGCTGCCCCCGTGCGTGATAGACTGCGGGACCgg GTACACAAAGATCGGCTATGCTGGAAACACGGAGCCACAGTTCATCATGCCCTCCT GTATCGCCATCAGGGAGTCGGCCAGTGTGGGAGAACAGGCTCAGAGGAGGCTCGCAAGAGGAGTCGACGACCTGGACTTCTACATCGGAGACGAAGCCATAGACAAACCCAACTATGCAACCAAG TGGCCCATCCGTCATGGGATGGTGGAGGACTGGGACCTGATGGAGAAGTTCATGGAGCAGATTATCTTCAAATACCTTCGAGCGGAGCCTGAGGACCACAGCTTCCTCATG acagagcCTCCTCTCAACACACCTGAGAACAGAGAGTACCTGGCAGAGATCATGTTTGAGACCTTCAACATACCTGGACTCTACATTGCAGTGCAG GCCGTGTTGGCGCTGGCGGCGTCCTGGACGTCTCGGCAGGTCGGACAGAGAACGCTGACCGGCATCGTAATTGACAGCGGAGATGGCGTCACACACGCCATCCCTGTg GCTGAGGGCTATGTGATTGGCAGTTGTATAAAGCACATCCCCATCGCAGGGCGGGACATCACCTTCTTCATCCAGCAGCTGCTTAGAGACCGGGAGGTGGGGATCCCTCCGGAGCAGTCACTGGAGACCGCCAAGGCTGTGAAG GAGCGGTATTGTTACATCTGTCCAGACATTGTCAAAGAGTTCACAAAGTATGACTCCGACCCGGGAAAATGGATCAAGCAGTACCGCGGAGTCAACGCCATCAGTAAGACTGCCTTCCACATTGACGTGGGCTATGAGCGCTTCCTGGGCCCTGAGATCTTCTTCCACCCAGAG TTCGCTAACCCTGACTTCATGCAGCCTATCTCTGATGTGGTTGATGAGGTCATTCAGAGCTGCCCAATTGATGTAAGGAGACCTCTGTACAAG aaCATTGTGCTCTCCGGAGGATCCACCATGTTCAGGGACTTTGGCCGGCGGCTGCAGAGAGACCTGAAGAGAGTTGTGGACGCCCGACTGAAACTGAGTGAAGAACTCAGTGGAGGAAGGATAAAG ccaAAACCAATGGAGGTTCAGGTCGTCACACATCACATGCAGCGCTACGCTGTCTGGTTTGGAGGCTCCATGTTGGCGTCCACG ccgGAGTTTCTTCAGGTGTGTCACTCAAAGAAGGACTACGATGAGATCGGCCCCAGCATCTGTCGACACAACCCCGTATTCGGCATCATGTCGTGA
- the xrcc2 gene encoding DNA repair protein XRCC2 isoform X1, translating into MTESGAQLFARLEARRCLRDIEPRLFPEDGGPDHGEVVELYGTEGTGKTELLYHLLCRCLLPVAAGGLEVDVVFVDTDYSLDMLRLVSILDSRLNAVHSISSPLVGSSEAALRSCLARLLVVHCSSSSQLLLTLHFLETTLSSRPSLALLLIDSISAFYWLDRSEGGSSISKQEEKLTKCAELLGRLLRDYRITVFATCHAIRRSYNGPSSSESDRSHLCRSWQRLVNHRLLFSRQEAADNMSATAECSKEQRRQQVFTVHCSSSSSSCRTKAYRSSSFCVMDGGVEFI; encoded by the exons ATGACCGAAAGCGGCGCCCAG ctgttcGCTCGTCTGGAGGCTCGTCGCTGTCTGAGGGACATTGAACCTCGTCTGTTTCCCGAAGACGGAGGACCTGACCACG GTGAGGTGGTGGAGCTGTATGGAACAGAGGGAACAG gtaaGACGGAGCTGCTCTACCACCTGTTGTGTCGCTGTCTGTTGCCGGTGGCGGCTGGCGGCTTGGAGGTGGACGTTGTGTTCGTAGACACTGACTACAGTCTGGACATGTTACGACTGGTCAGCATCCTGGACAGCAGGCTGAATGCag ttcATTCCATCAGCTCCCCTTTGGTCGGTTCAAGTGAGGCTGCGTTGCGATCGTGTCTGGCTCGCCTCCTGGTGGtccactgctcctcctcctctcagctcctcctTACCCTCCACTTCCTAGAGACCACGCTGTCATCACGGCCGAGCCTGGCGCTCCTCCTGATTGACAGCATCTCTGCTTTCTATTGGCTGGACCGCAGTGAGGGCGGGTCCAGCATCTCCAAGCAAGAAGAGAAGCTCACCAAATGTGCAGAGCTGCTGGGCCGACTGCTCAG GGACTACAGGATCACAGTCTTCGCCACCTGCCACGCCATCAGGAGGAGTTACAATGGACCGTCCTCCTCCGAGTCTGACCGGTCACACCTCTGTCGCTCCTGGCAGCGGCTGGTGAACCACCGGCTGCTGTTCTCgaggcaggaggctgcagacAACATGTCCGCCACAGCAGAGTGCAGCaaggagcagaggagacagcaggTCTTCACCGtccactgctcctcctcctcctcctcctgcaggacgAAGGCTTACAGGAGCAGCTCCTTCTGCGTGATGGATGGAGGAGTGGAGTTTATCTGA
- the LOC124049861 gene encoding histone H3-like, producing MARTKQTARKSPRKQLATKAARKSAPATGGVEKPHRHRPGTVALREIRRYQKSTELLIRKLPFQRLVREIAQDFKTDLLFQSSAVMALQEASEAYLVGLFEDTNLCAIHAKRVTIMPKDIQLARRIHRQRA from the coding sequence ATGGCAAGAACCAAGCAGACAGCCCGTAAATCCCCCAGGAAGCAGCTGGCCACCAAGGCCGCCCGAAAGAGCGCCCCGGCCACCGGCGGGGTGGAGAAGCCTCACCGTCACAGGCCCGGCACTGTGGCTCTGAGGGAGATCCGCCGCTACCAGAAGTCCACCGAGCTGCTGATCCGCAAGCTGCCCTTCCAGCGCCTGGTCAGGGAGATCGCTCAGGACTTCAAGACCGACCTGCTCTTCCAGAGCTCCGCCGTCATGGCTCTGCAGGAGGCCAGCGAGGCCTACCTGGTCGGCCTGTTCGAGGACACCAACCTGTGCGCCATCCACGCCAAGAGGGTCACCATCATGCCCAAAGACATCCAGCTGGCCCGCCGTATCCACAGACAGAGGGCTTAA
- the xrcc2 gene encoding DNA repair protein XRCC2 isoform X2: MTESGAQLFARLEARRCLRDIEPRLFPEDGGPDHGEVVELYGTEGTGESLLHRKQPRRYPVHSISSPLVGSSEAALRSCLARLLVVHCSSSSQLLLTLHFLETTLSSRPSLALLLIDSISAFYWLDRSEGGSSISKQEEKLTKCAELLGRLLRDYRITVFATCHAIRRSYNGPSSSESDRSHLCRSWQRLVNHRLLFSRQEAADNMSATAECSKEQRRQQVFTVHCSSSSSSCRTKAYRSSSFCVMDGGVEFI, encoded by the exons ATGACCGAAAGCGGCGCCCAG ctgttcGCTCGTCTGGAGGCTCGTCGCTGTCTGAGGGACATTGAACCTCGTCTGTTTCCCGAAGACGGAGGACCTGACCACG GTGAGGTGGTGGAGCTGTATGGAACAGAGGGAACAGGTGAGAGTTTGCTTCACAGGAAGCAGCCCCGCCGTTACCCAG ttcATTCCATCAGCTCCCCTTTGGTCGGTTCAAGTGAGGCTGCGTTGCGATCGTGTCTGGCTCGCCTCCTGGTGGtccactgctcctcctcctctcagctcctcctTACCCTCCACTTCCTAGAGACCACGCTGTCATCACGGCCGAGCCTGGCGCTCCTCCTGATTGACAGCATCTCTGCTTTCTATTGGCTGGACCGCAGTGAGGGCGGGTCCAGCATCTCCAAGCAAGAAGAGAAGCTCACCAAATGTGCAGAGCTGCTGGGCCGACTGCTCAG GGACTACAGGATCACAGTCTTCGCCACCTGCCACGCCATCAGGAGGAGTTACAATGGACCGTCCTCCTCCGAGTCTGACCGGTCACACCTCTGTCGCTCCTGGCAGCGGCTGGTGAACCACCGGCTGCTGTTCTCgaggcaggaggctgcagacAACATGTCCGCCACAGCAGAGTGCAGCaaggagcagaggagacagcaggTCTTCACCGtccactgctcctcctcctcctcctcctgcaggacgAAGGCTTACAGGAGCAGCTCCTTCTGCGTGATGGATGGAGGAGTGGAGTTTATCTGA